GGGTCGTTGACCAACCCGACGGCGAGGGGACGCCGATCACGATCAAACCGCTCGACCCCGGCCGCTACCTCCACCACACCGTCTGGGACCGGGGGAACAAGTTCGCCCTCCTCTCCGCGACGATTCTGGACAAGGCGGCGTTCTGTCGCGGCGTCGGTCTCGACCCCTCGAACGTGGCCCTCGTCGACGTGCCCCACACGTTCCCGCTGGAACACCGCCCGCTCTACGACGTGACACAGGGGAAGATGACCTACGAGCACCGGGACGAGACGCTGCCGAACGTGGCGCGCCTGCTCGTCCGCCTGATGGCGCGCCACCCCGAGGAGAAGGGAATCGTCCACTGTCACTCCTACGCGATCCAGGAACGACTGACCGACCGCCTCGACGACTTCGGCGTCGGGGCGCGCGTCCGGTCACACGACCGCGAGAACCGCGACGCGGCGCTGGAGGAGTGGAAGACGACCGACGACCCCGACGTGTTCTGCTCGGTGAAGATGGAGGAGGCGCTGGACCTCCGGGGGGATCTGGCGCGCTGGCAGGTGTGCTGTAAGGCGCCGTATCTCAACACGAACGACTCGCGGGTGGCGCGACGGCTGGCGGAGGGGCAGTGGGCGTGGTACTACCGGGTCGCGCTCCGGACGGTGATCCAGGCGGCCGGCCGGGTCGTCCGCGCCCCCGACGACCACGGCGCGACCTACCTCGCGGATTCGAGCCTGCTGGACCTGTTCGACCGCGCCCGGGGCGACATGCCCGACTGGTTCGCCGACGCCGTGGACGGGATGAGCCGGCCGGCGCTCCCGGAATTCGACCCCGCGGCGGCGCTCGCCGGGACGGCGGCGACGCCCGGCGCGACCGGCGGCGGCTCCGAACCCTCGGGTCGGAACCGGTCTCGGTCGTCGAGGCGGCGGACCGACGGCTCGGACGATGGCGCCGACGACGCGGGGAACACGGATCACCCCCTCTCCGACGTGTGGGGGGAGTGAGACGCGATACCACCCCACACAATAATATAACGTATGGTCTGTTATTCTTCTTTCTACTGCTGTTATACTGCTGTTTCCCGTAGAAAGATTTAGGTTGTAGCATCATATTGGACTGAGTGTAGACGAATGAGCAACAAATCGTTCGAGTCGTCGGTCGTCCTGTATCGTAGCGGCACACTCACGCTCTCGCAGGCGGCGCGACACGCCGGCTGTTCCGACGCGGAGATGGCGGCAGCGGTGGGGACGACGCGGGGCGATTAGTCCGGCAGCAAGTGCAGGCCGGCGCGGGTCTTGACGACGGGCGTCGTCTCCGCGTCGGGATCGAAGAAGTCCGGGCGGGGAACGGTCTCGGCCGCGTACGTCTCGGGGTCGAGCACCTGCACGGCGTGGTCGTCCTCCACGGTCACCACCGTCGTCTCGACGGCGTCGTCGCGGGTGGCGAGACGCCGGGCGTCGGTCTCGCCGTCGAACGGCTCCTCGTACGCGTCGCCCGAGGCGAGTCGGACGCCCTTCAGGTTCCCGCTGACGCTCTGGACGAGCACCGGCCCGTCGCCGTCGTCGGGATCGATCACGTCGCCGGGCGTGAACTTCGGCAGGCGGACGGCGTAGGTGACCCGATACACCTCGTTGCCGTCCCCGTCCTCCGTGACGAGGGTGGGGTAGCTCTCGACGCTCCCGCCGAGTTCGCGGACGATGCGTTTCGACACCTCCTCGCCCAGCCCGTTGGTCGAGAGCTTCACGTCCGGGCCGTCGTCGGTCTCTTTCACCTCCGTGACGAACGCCTCGCGGTCGCCGTCGCCCTCCTTGTCGGCGACGTGGGATTCGGCGATTTCGACGGCGCGGGCACGCTCCTCGGGGGTGGGCGTGCGGTCTGTCGCCCGAATCTGGACGGTGCTGGCGTAGTAGCCGCCGGCGATGCGGCCACAGCGATCACAGGTGCCCCGCGAGATTTTGACGGGGACGACGACCGACTCCTCCAGGGGCGTCTCGCGGACGACGCCGGTGAACTGACAGTGCATGCGGATGGTGTTCTCGTCGACCTGTTCGGGGTCGACCGCCCAGGTGACGTTCCGGGCGTCGACGTGGACGGCGAGGGCCTCGCTCACCTCGTCGACCGCCACGTCGGTGTAGTCGCGGGCGCCCACGTCCACCCAGCGGTTGCCGCGCTGGACGGCGCCACAGCCCGAACAGACGAGCACCTCGATGCGCTCGGGCGCGTCGATCATCTCGTAGTCGTCGAAGTAGCAGGCGTCACAGAGGCGGGCGTCCCGGTCGCGAGGGGTGCCGGGGAGCGGCTCCGCTCGCGCCGGGACCGGATCGCCACAGCGGGGGCAGAACTCCCGGGACTCGCTATCGCTCATTGCCCCCGGTAGTCGGTTGCGGCGGTTAAGCCCCGCGACATCGAGCGATACTGTTTACCTTCGCGGGCATCTACTTTCACCTATGGAGTGGAAACCCGACTGGGGACTGCGGGGCCGGATGGTCCTGACCATGTTCCTGCTCTTTGCCCTCTACATCGTCTTCATCGGCATCCTGTCGCAGTACATGGGGCTGTTCGGCGTCGTCGTCGTGATGGGGCTGTTCTCGCTGGGACAGTTCTTCTTCAGCGACCGCCTCGCGCTCTACAGCATGGGCGCGTCGGCGGTGGAGGAAGACGAGTACCCGAAGCTACACGCGACGGTCGGCCGCCTCTCACAGCAGGCCGACCTGCCGAAGCCGACGGTGGCCGTCGCGGATACGCGGGTGCCGAACGCCTTCGCGACCGGGCGCTCGCCGAAGAACTCGACCGTCTGTGTCACGCAGGGACTCCTCCAGACGCTGGACGAGGACGAACTCGAAGGGGTGTTGGCCCACGAACTCGCCCACATCAAGAACCGCGACGTGATGGTGATGACCATCGCCTCCTTCCTCTCGACCATCGCGTTCCTGATCGTGCGCTGGGGGTGGCTGTTCGGCGGCGGGCGCAATCGTCAGGGCGGCGGGGGCATGATCGTCGCCATCCTCGTCTCGCTCGTGGTCTGGATCGTCTCCTTCGTCCTGATCCGGACGCTCTCGCGGTACCGCGAGTATTCGGCCGACCGGGGCGGCGCGGCGATCACGGGCAACCCCTCGGCGCTCGCCTCCGCGCTCCTGACGATTTCGGGGCGGATGGACCGGGTGCCCAAAGAGGACCTCCGTGAGCAGTCGGAGATGAACGCCTTCTTCGTCATCCCGATCAAGAGCGACTTCGTCGGTCGAATCTTCTCGACGCACCCGCCGACGGAGAAGCGCGTCGAACGGCTCCGCGAGATGGCGGGAGAGATGGAGCGGTAATGGGCCTGTTCGACTCCATCCGCTCCGTCTTCGGCCTGAGCGCCGAGGCGGACGCGACACGGGAGGCCGACCCCGAGGACCTGTTCGGGATGTCGACCGCCTACGTGACCATGGAGGCGGACCTGGAGTTCGTCCCCGTCGGCGCCGCGGCGCTCTGTTTTTCGTCCGTGGACAGCACCGACTTCGCCGCGGCCGTCGACGAGGTGGAGACCATCCTGCACGTGGGTGAGGAGGACACCGGAACCACCTTCGGCCGCCACGAGGACGACCACGGCTACCACTGGGTCGTCCTCGAGGACAGCGACCCCGAGGACCTCGTGACGAGCGTCCACTTCGCGGCCGACACGTTCGTCGAGGAGGGGTTCGGCTCGCGACTGCTCGCCGCCGTCTTCGGGTTCGAGCGCCCGCGGGACGGCGCCCGCGCCTACTGGATCTACTCCTTCCGCCGGGGCGCGTACTACCCCTTCGCGCCGACGGGGCGCCACGAACGCGACAACCGACTGGAATTCAAACTGCAGTCGGTCCTCGACGGCGAACTCGACGTCGACGGGGACGAGTCGTACTGGTATCCACTGTGGCCGGACGGGGCGGACGGCCACCCGTGGGAGTAGGCCCCGTCGAGGCGATGCCGCGCCATCGGATTTGAACGTCGTCGTCGCTTGTGAACGAGCACCACGCTGTCGGCTGGTTTTACTTTCACTCTGGTGTTAACGAGGCTTTATGTACGGGCCGGCACAAGCAAGCGTCCATGGCAGAAGACGACCTCGAGACCCTTCCGGGCGTCGGGCCGGCGACGGCGGACAAGTTGGTCGAAGCGGGCTTCGAAAGCTACCAGAGCATCGCGGTCGCCAGTCCGGCGGAACTCTCCAACACCGCCGACATCGGCGAGTCGACGGCGAGCGACATCATCAACGCGGCCCGCGACGCCGCGGACATCGGAGGGTTCGAGAGCGGGGCGGCCGTGCTCGAACGCCGCGAACAGATCGGGAAGCTCACCTGGAACGTCCCCGAAGTCGACGAACTCCTCGGCGGCGGCGTCGAGACGCAGTCGATCACCGAGGTGTACGGCGAGTTCGGCGCCGGGAAATCGCAGGTTA
This window of the Haloplanus rubicundus genome carries:
- the pspAB gene encoding PspA-associated protein PspAB, with translation MGLFDSIRSVFGLSAEADATREADPEDLFGMSTAYVTMEADLEFVPVGAAALCFSSVDSTDFAAAVDEVETILHVGEEDTGTTFGRHEDDHGYHWVVLEDSDPEDLVTSVHFAADTFVEEGFGSRLLAAVFGFERPRDGARAYWIYSFRRGAYYPFAPTGRHERDNRLEFKLQSVLDGELDVDGDESYWYPLWPDGADGHPWE
- a CDS encoding 60S ribosomal export protein NMD3 translates to MSDSESREFCPRCGDPVPARAEPLPGTPRDRDARLCDACYFDDYEMIDAPERIEVLVCSGCGAVQRGNRWVDVGARDYTDVAVDEVSEALAVHVDARNVTWAVDPEQVDENTIRMHCQFTGVVRETPLEESVVVPVKISRGTCDRCGRIAGGYYASTVQIRATDRTPTPEERARAVEIAESHVADKEGDGDREAFVTEVKETDDGPDVKLSTNGLGEEVSKRIVRELGGSVESYPTLVTEDGDGNEVYRVTYAVRLPKFTPGDVIDPDDGDGPVLVQSVSGNLKGVRLASGDAYEEPFDGETDARRLATRDDAVETTVVTVEDDHAVQVLDPETYAAETVPRPDFFDPDAETTPVVKTRAGLHLLPD
- the htpX gene encoding zinc metalloprotease HtpX; the protein is MEWKPDWGLRGRMVLTMFLLFALYIVFIGILSQYMGLFGVVVVMGLFSLGQFFFSDRLALYSMGASAVEEDEYPKLHATVGRLSQQADLPKPTVAVADTRVPNAFATGRSPKNSTVCVTQGLLQTLDEDELEGVLAHELAHIKNRDVMVMTIASFLSTIAFLIVRWGWLFGGGRNRQGGGGMIVAILVSLVVWIVSFVLIRTLSRYREYSADRGGAAITGNPSALASALLTISGRMDRVPKEDLREQSEMNAFFVIPIKSDFVGRIFSTHPPTEKRVERLREMAGEMER
- a CDS encoding helicase C-terminal domain-containing protein, which codes for MDPDRIPPSFPAPSFRGNQREALRAIRDAFAAGNDAVLVRAPTGSGKSLLARAIAGAARTPEEAAPAEATGAYYTTPQVSQLDDVAEDDLLSDLNVIRGKGNYTCILPDETTTPVDRAPCARQSGYDCSIQHRCPYYADRAIASNRAIAAMTLAYFMQTAGSEVFGKRDVVVIDEAHGLSEWAEMYATVDLRPRTVPVWDDVGVPDVTEADDPLERTARFAETLAGVCERVAEDLVASDELTPGEAARRDRLQDLRSDLDWFVSDYRDPTSTTTWVVDQPDGEGTPITIKPLDPGRYLHHTVWDRGNKFALLSATILDKAAFCRGVGLDPSNVALVDVPHTFPLEHRPLYDVTQGKMTYEHRDETLPNVARLLVRLMARHPEEKGIVHCHSYAIQERLTDRLDDFGVGARVRSHDRENRDAALEEWKTTDDPDVFCSVKMEEALDLRGDLARWQVCCKAPYLNTNDSRVARRLAEGQWAWYYRVALRTVIQAAGRVVRAPDDHGATYLADSSLLDLFDRARGDMPDWFADAVDGMSRPALPEFDPAAALAGTAATPGATGGGSEPSGRNRSRSSRRRTDGSDDGADDAGNTDHPLSDVWGE